Genomic DNA from Paenibacillus sp. MBLB1832:
ACAACAGGGCAGGATCGAAGTGATTATGGACTATCTACGAGCACCCCGTTCAAGAACATTCAATATGCTGCAGACTTAACGAACCCTGGAGATACGGTTTATGTCATGAATGGAACGTATTACAAGACGAATGATCAAGATGTCTTCCATGTCACACGATCAGGGGATACCACCGGCGGATATATCAACTACCTAGCCTATCCAGGTCATCATCCGAAGCTCAATGCCATTGATGCTTGGAATCATATCGTTGTAAGCGCTTCATATATTAAAATTGATGGATTCGAAATTGAAGGTGACAATGCCAATCTCACACTTGCCGATGGCGAAGCGCGCTATAACCATTATGTTCAGAACAAACCAACAAATACCATTGATTGGAATTATGTGCGTAAAACCCAAACCAATGGGATTAGTATTAAGCCTGGAGTGGACCTTACCACCCCACACGATATTAGGATAAGTAATAATATCGTCCATGATGTGCCTGGCGGAGGTATAAGCGCTGAGAAGTCTGATTATGTGACCGTTGAGAATAATACAGTTTATAATAACTCGTGGTATACACTTTATGCCACAAGCGGGATCTCGTTTCTAACGCCAAAAGATGCGGATTCGAATACGACCCTCTATAAAAACGTGATTCGTAATAATCGTGTATATAACAACAAAACATTGGTGAAATGGGAAAAAACTCAAGATTACTCAGATGGCAATGGCATCATTATTGATAGCACACTTAAAGCTCCAGCCTATACAGGAAAAACACTAGTGACGAATAATCTTTCCTACTTAAATGGCGGTTCCGGCATACATTCCTATCATAGTTCCAACGTTGATATAATAAATAACACGTCCTACCAGAATTCATCTCAGTTGAACTACGGAGAAATATTCGCCCAATCCTCGGATCAGGTAAATATCCTAAATAATATTTTGGTGGCTAGAACAGGTAAAAATATCAATACGAACTATAGTAATACAAACGTGACGACCAATTACAATGTGTACGATAATGGCAATCCGGTTGTTAGCGGTCCAAATGACATTTGGAGTGATCCCTTATTCGTCAACGCGGCATCTGGCGATTTCCATCTCAGTATCGGGTCCAAAGCAATCGATACTGGTGGTGCCAGCCTGACGCCAACAAACGACTTTGATTACAATCCTCGCCCAAGAGGGGCAGCGCCCGACCGAGGTGCCTATGAAAGTCAGAATCTCATTGGTAATCCTAGCTTTGAATGGGGCAGCCTGAGTGGGGGATGGACCAAAGAACAAAATAGTGCCGGTATCGCCATTCAAAATACGGGCTCATACTCCGGAACTTATAAGGCTGCCTTTAACACCACAGCGGCAACGAAGCTTTCTCAAACGGTAACAACACCATCGACAAAGACTTATACGGTTACGGCGTATGTGGTTACAAACATTGCAAGCAATGTGATCGTAGGGGCCGATGTAGCAGGAGTGAACCAGGCACAGCAAGTCGTTGCGACAGGCGGTTATAAGAAAATAACGTTCACAGTGAATGCCACAGCTGGGCAACTAATAAAGGTGTGGATTAGCGCCCCTCTAAGTGCCAGCGGCTGGGTTGGTATCGACGACGTCTCTGTTCAGTAAAAATCTTCCTTAGCGGCTGCAACAAGATCACGTTGTAAAAAATAAACTGCCTAATCCCTTGCGAAAGCCTAGGGAAGGGCAGTTTTTTTCAATGTATGCAATTTTCAGCTATGCTTTTCCCTATACTCCGTGGGTGTAATACCCACGTATTTCTTAAATACGCGATGAAACCAAGAATGCTGATACCCAACCATTTCGGCAATCTCACTGATTTTTAAATCAGTTTCAATAAGCAGCTTTTGAGACGCTTCAATTCGAACCTTTAACACATAGTCTAGGAAAGTCATGCCTGTCGCTGTTTTAAAAGCTTTACTCAAGGTAGAGATATGAATCCCGATCAAATCAGCACATGCCTCCAGGGAAATATCGGTCATATATTTCTCATCCACGAGGCGTACAATGGTTTCAACTCGTTTCGATAGGCTTTTATTATGGGATTGATCAAGCTCTTGCATGCAAGGCAGAATAATACGATGGATAAGCCATTTCAGCATGTCTGGCGATTGCCGAATTCCCAAGAGCTCTTCGAACAGGTTCTGTCCCTCATAAAAAGCATAAACGTGAAAGCCTGCCTGCAGTAAGGCGTTTTGAATATTTCCAAGCAGCTGAGCCATGGCCTGATGTAGGAAAAGCTCAACGCCATCACTGTTTTTTAACTCAGCAACAAATCTCTCTGCAAAGCGAATCGCATCTTCCTCTTGGCCCAGCCGCATAGCGTGAATCAAATCTTTCTCTATTTCAAATGGATAGAAAAAGGTGTATTCTCCTCTTGGAATGAGCTCCTCCATATCCAACAACGTATTCATATTCGTCAGATTCCCATATTTCAACGTGCGTCTCGCTTCTTCCATCGTGTCTGGGATCAGACCGAGCTCTGTACGTAATTGACCTAGGCATAGAGTTGCTTGCAAATGAAGTGTCTGATGCAGGGCAGAACAAATATCCGCGGATAATTGCTTTAGTTCCAGTTTCAGCGTTGTTTGAACGGGATCCCTTGGTATTTTAACAAGAATCCCAACAGATAGATCTTGAAAGTTGATGATGTGAGATTGACTGAAACGAAGCTTGGTAAGCTCATTCACAATGTTAGCCGCAGCGAAAGTGACAAGCTGCTCATCATCAGTCTTGAACTTACCCTCAGCATTATCTAGTCCCGACAATTGCAGCACAAGGATCGCTACCTGATTATCGTCCATGTCCCACCCATAATAGGCTAACCGATGGGCAAGTTCCTTTTCATTTAAGTAATATAATCGTCCTTGCACAAGCTGCAGCATAAAGCTTTCCATAAGTGTTGGCAGTTGTTCCTCTACTTTGGTTTGCAATAATTGCCTTTCCTCAGAGAGACCCTGCCATTCCCCGATCAATTTGGCAACAGGGCGATAAAGTCGTTTAGATGCAAACCAAGCGAGTAGAATCGCTGCTAGTATGCCTGCTAAGCTCACGGTCAAAATTAATCTAGACATGATAACAACAGGAGCGGAAAATTGGGATACATCCGTGGCTGTCGCAAATATCCAATGTGTGCCCAAGCGAGATATGGTTCCAAAAGAAGCGGAGTATCTCCGATTGTTATCTTTGAGTATAAAGGTTCCAAGATTCTGTTTCTCTAATCGCTGTAGAACCGTATTTTTCAAAGATGTTTCAAGGGGCGTATAGCCGCGTTTGCTAACTTGGGTTGACAAAGAATCCCCCTGGCTGTCAATAAGTAATGAAGTACCCGCATCGCCAAAATCCTTAAAATAAGTCCCTATCTTATCTGTATTTAATTGTACAATGATAGCGCCGTATTTTTCAGGAATACTGCCTGCAATACGATGAACCAATGTGTATTTGAAGGATTGCTTAGGAGCTAGTATATCAACTTTTGTTAATTCTGGCAGGGTAGAAGTCCAATACATATCTTTCTCTCCCTGCAGAAGGTTGTGCAAGGCTTTGGATGCAACAGGATCGGAGACAGCGTTTACACCACCACTGCCAGTAATTAATTTATTCGTAGGTTCCACATATAAATAAACCTCTGCAATCAATGGATTTGTTTCTCTCATAATGATCAGTGTTTTATACAGGTTATTGGCTAGTTCAAGTTCTTGTCCCCAATTCAATTTGTCGCGAAGCCTGGTACCGAAGATAGGATTAAAAGCCCATTGAGAAAGGGTGACTTCCAGCTGAGTGAGTTGTTCATTTACTTGTCGTGTTGCTTGATCCAGTTGAATTTCAAAGGTTCGGTTTACTTGGGTCTCGATGCGATCCACGCCAAGGATATATAAAGACATGCCAATGAAAGCGGTAGGCAGACAGGTAATAAGTAGAACTAAGACTAAGCTTTTTCTGAAAAAGGAGGAATGTTGCGCAAGTCCCTTCAATTCGACGACCTCCCATTACATTTAAAATATGAATGACTTCATTAACTATATACGGACTGTCCATTTCCTTCAATTGAATTCTTTTTACGGTATGAATTGGGTAGAAATGGCCTGTCAAAACTCACTAATTGCCGGAAATTACATTGTGAAGTTATAGTTAGGTCACAAAGAGAAACCATAACAACAGATAGAATGCGAGGGAGTTGCGTATGAACGCAAGATTATGGATGCTGCTGAAGCGGGATAGATATTTGTACCTGCTGGGATTACCGGGCATAGCAGCATTACTATTATTTAAATATGTGCCAATGTGGGGAATTCTAATCGCCTTTCAGGACTATTCGCCTTTTTTAGGTTTTATGAAAAGCAAATGGGTTGGATTTGAACATTTTCAATTTTTTTTTCAAAATCCTGATTTTTTTAAATTATTTCGCAACACGCTGGCCATCAACATCATGAGTCTTGTCTTTTTCTTCCCGGTTCCTATTATTTTATCATTAATGCTAAATGAGATTAGGCAGCTGGCTTTCAAACGCACGATTCAATCGATCGTTTACTTGCCTCATTTTCTTTCCTGGGTTATCATTTCAGGTCTTACTTTTACCTTCTTCGCTACCGGCGAGGGTTTCGTTAATAAGCTGCTGCTTACTTATGGATTTACACCCGTAGAGTGGTTGACAACACCTTCCTTCTTCTGGGCATTTTTAACAGGACAAAGCATTTGGAAGGAAGCTGGTTGGGGGACAGTTATATTCCTAGCAGCAATTACAGGAGTAGACACGCAGCTATATGAAGCTGCAAAGATCGATGGGGCTACTCGCTTGCGTCAGATTTGGAATATCACGATTCCTAGTATTCGTAACGTGATTGTGATCTTATTGATTCTCAAACTCGGACATATTATGGATGTCGGATTCGAGCAAGTCTTTCTATTGCAGAACTCCGCGGTATCCGAAGTGGCTGATGTATTCGATACCTATGTATACCGAGTGGGGATTAAGCAATCCCAGTTCAGCTATACCACAGCGGTTGGGCTGTTTAAATCCGTGATAGGTTTTGCCCTCGTCATTATCTCAAATAAGTTATCCAAAAAATTTGGCGGCGATGGTTTCTTCTAGACCTCGTCCATTTGAAAGGAGTGTCAGCTGTGAAAGAATCAATCGGGGAGCGAATATTTGCTAAAACTAATTTTATATTGCTGCTAGTAATCGGGCTTGTTTCGCTGTTTCCCTTCTATTATGTCGTAATTGTATCCTTTGCCCATCCAGATGAGTTTATCAGGAGCAGTTTTATCTTGTTTCCCAAAAAGTTTTCGTTAGCTGCCTACCAGTACATTTTGTCTACGGATATTTTTGTTAATTCGATCGGCGTCAGCGCCTACCTTGCCATCGTAGGGACTCTGTTAAGCTTGGTCGTATCCGCAGCGTATGCCTATATGATCTCAAGAAAACGATTGTTCGGACGTCGATTTTTAACCATCTCACTGTTAATCACGATTTTGTTTAGTCCTGGTATTATTCCCAACTATTTATTAATTAAAGATTTGGGGCTTATTAATAGTCTATGGTCCATTATTCTTCCTGGTTTATTGAGTGGTTGGAATGTGCTGCTGCTCAAGACCTTCTTCGACAGTATACCAGATAGCTTAGAGGAATCCGCCTATATTGACGGGGCTAATGACTTGCGCATTTTCTTTCGAATTATTTTGCCGCTTTCCCTGCCAGCCATGGCCGCTTTCGGATTATTCTTTGCCGTAGGTTACTGGAACACCTTCTTCAATGCAATTCTCTATTTGACGGATTATCACAAATACCCTCTTCAAGTGCTGCTACAGGGTATGCTGCTGCAAGCGGAAACCAGTATTGCTGATCCTGGGGTAGCGGCACAGCAAGCCTCCGAACACGCGATTCCTGCCGATACAATCAAGATGGCGGCAGTCGTCATCGCAACCGTACCGATTCTAATGGTGTATCCATTCCTTCAAAGACATTTTGCCAAGGGTGTTATGCTTGGCTCCGTCAAGGGATGATCATATAAGTTACAATTAGAATACTTGTAAAGACAAAGGGAGGATAAGGAAAATGAAAAAAGGACATGCAAGTAAGGTAGTACTCATTGCTGCTCTAGCTGTTACGACAGCACTGGCAGGCTGTTCAAAATCAACGGAAGAAGGCAATAAGGCAAAACCTGCGACTTCAGCGGCGCCAGCTACACCGTCTACACCAACGACGATCGATTTAATGACGATTAATTATGATGGTGTAGTACCCAAAGAAGATAACGCAGTACTACTTGAAATGCAGAAACGCACGAATACGAAGCTGAACATTAATTTTGTGCCCTCCAACAATTATGGAGACAAATTTAAAGTTGTACTAGCATCTGGTGAAATTCCGGACGTTATTCTTACCACAGGTATTTCAGATTCGGTTACGACTCAGGCTATCAGGCAAGGTGCTTTCTGGGATTTGACACCGTACTTGAAAGACTATCCGAATCTTCAGAAAACATATCCGAAGGACAGCTTTGAAAATACCAAAGTAGATGGTAAGATCTATGGTCTTCCTAGACCTCGTCCACTTGTTGGCGGAGCTGCATTCCCTGCTCTCCGTCAGGATTGGCTGGAAAAGCTTAACCTGAAAATGCCGGAAAATATGGAAGAGCTTTATACCGTGCTGAAAGCGTTCACCGAAAAGGATCCGGATGGCAACGGTGTTAAGGATACGTATGGTCTTGCAGGCTCCGTGGCGGAAGGCTATATGGATAAGTTGGTTTGGGTCAGTGATGTATTTGCAGGCAATAATAACTTTGATATTTTTAAAGATGGAAAAATGGTGTGGAGAGACTTCGAACCTTCTGAACGAGAAGCGATTCTATGGCTTCAACGCGCTTACAAAGAAGGCGTGCTAATGCCTGACTTTGGCATTATGAAAGGCTCCCAAGCGATTGATGCCATGAAGCAAGGCAAAGTAGGCGCAATTGGCACA
This window encodes:
- a CDS encoding right-handed parallel beta-helix repeat-containing protein encodes the protein MVHGFKRSKRSLVISLIVSLLMAAWVMLISAKPAHAATPKTYYVNITTGQDRSDYGLSTSTPFKNIQYAADLTNPGDTVYVMNGTYYKTNDQDVFHVTRSGDTTGGYINYLAYPGHHPKLNAIDAWNHIVVSASYIKIDGFEIEGDNANLTLADGEARYNHYVQNKPTNTIDWNYVRKTQTNGISIKPGVDLTTPHDIRISNNIVHDVPGGGISAEKSDYVTVENNTVYNNSWYTLYATSGISFLTPKDADSNTTLYKNVIRNNRVYNNKTLVKWEKTQDYSDGNGIIIDSTLKAPAYTGKTLVTNNLSYLNGGSGIHSYHSSNVDIINNTSYQNSSQLNYGEIFAQSSDQVNILNNILVARTGKNINTNYSNTNVTTNYNVYDNGNPVVSGPNDIWSDPLFVNAASGDFHLSIGSKAIDTGGASLTPTNDFDYNPRPRGAAPDRGAYESQNLIGNPSFEWGSLSGGWTKEQNSAGIAIQNTGSYSGTYKAAFNTTAATKLSQTVTTPSTKTYTVTAYVVTNIASNVIVGADVAGVNQAQQVVATGGYKKITFTVNATAGQLIKVWISAPLSASGWVGIDDVSVQ
- a CDS encoding helix-turn-helix domain-containing protein; translation: MSLYILGVDRIETQVNRTFEIQLDQATRQVNEQLTQLEVTLSQWAFNPIFGTRLRDKLNWGQELELANNLYKTLIIMRETNPLIAEVYLYVEPTNKLITGSGGVNAVSDPVASKALHNLLQGEKDMYWTSTLPELTKVDILAPKQSFKYTLVHRIAGSIPEKYGAIIVQLNTDKIGTYFKDFGDAGTSLLIDSQGDSLSTQVSKRGYTPLETSLKNTVLQRLEKQNLGTFILKDNNRRYSASFGTISRLGTHWIFATATDVSQFSAPVVIMSRLILTVSLAGILAAILLAWFASKRLYRPVAKLIGEWQGLSEERQLLQTKVEEQLPTLMESFMLQLVQGRLYYLNEKELAHRLAYYGWDMDDNQVAILVLQLSGLDNAEGKFKTDDEQLVTFAAANIVNELTKLRFSQSHIINFQDLSVGILVKIPRDPVQTTLKLELKQLSADICSALHQTLHLQATLCLGQLRTELGLIPDTMEEARRTLKYGNLTNMNTLLDMEELIPRGEYTFFYPFEIEKDLIHAMRLGQEEDAIRFAERFVAELKNSDGVELFLHQAMAQLLGNIQNALLQAGFHVYAFYEGQNLFEELLGIRQSPDMLKWLIHRIILPCMQELDQSHNKSLSKRVETIVRLVDEKYMTDISLEACADLIGIHISTLSKAFKTATGMTFLDYVLKVRIEASQKLLIETDLKISEIAEMVGYQHSWFHRVFKKYVGITPTEYREKHS
- a CDS encoding ABC transporter permease, with translation MNARLWMLLKRDRYLYLLGLPGIAALLLFKYVPMWGILIAFQDYSPFLGFMKSKWVGFEHFQFFFQNPDFFKLFRNTLAINIMSLVFFFPVPIILSLMLNEIRQLAFKRTIQSIVYLPHFLSWVIISGLTFTFFATGEGFVNKLLLTYGFTPVEWLTTPSFFWAFLTGQSIWKEAGWGTVIFLAAITGVDTQLYEAAKIDGATRLRQIWNITIPSIRNVIVILLILKLGHIMDVGFEQVFLLQNSAVSEVADVFDTYVYRVGIKQSQFSYTTAVGLFKSVIGFALVIISNKLSKKFGGDGFF
- a CDS encoding carbohydrate ABC transporter permease — encoded protein: MKESIGERIFAKTNFILLLVIGLVSLFPFYYVVIVSFAHPDEFIRSSFILFPKKFSLAAYQYILSTDIFVNSIGVSAYLAIVGTLLSLVVSAAYAYMISRKRLFGRRFLTISLLITILFSPGIIPNYLLIKDLGLINSLWSIILPGLLSGWNVLLLKTFFDSIPDSLEESAYIDGANDLRIFFRIILPLSLPAMAAFGLFFAVGYWNTFFNAILYLTDYHKYPLQVLLQGMLLQAETSIADPGVAAQQASEHAIPADTIKMAAVVIATVPILMVYPFLQRHFAKGVMLGSVKG
- a CDS encoding extracellular solute-binding protein; amino-acid sequence: MKKGHASKVVLIAALAVTTALAGCSKSTEEGNKAKPATSAAPATPSTPTTIDLMTINYDGVVPKEDNAVLLEMQKRTNTKLNINFVPSNNYGDKFKVVLASGEIPDVILTTGISDSVTTQAIRQGAFWDLTPYLKDYPNLQKTYPKDSFENTKVDGKIYGLPRPRPLVGGAAFPALRQDWLEKLNLKMPENMEELYTVLKAFTEKDPDGNGVKDTYGLAGSVAEGYMDKLVWVSDVFAGNNNFDIFKDGKMVWRDFEPSEREAILWLQRAYKEGVLMPDFGIMKGSQAIDAMKQGKVGAIGTSMDSKNMGEWIANLKKMDPKANVAHVPTLISPATGKKYAIKEAGVFGNYLINKKVPEAKLKQILAFFDYGATPEGMELGNYGVKDVHFKVVDGVKTRTDEWKNIAAQPLTNIWTLVDPYSRIAPTADYTSELRDRDKKIIDERLQYGVFINTSGITSDTYLKVGPELGKKVQDMRMKVILGKETIEAWDKFVDAMKKDPTNIKIQEEKLASYKAIYGGK